Proteins from a genomic interval of Polaribacter sp. Q13:
- the purD gene encoding phosphoribosylamine--glycine ligase: MNVLILGSGGREHAFAIKLLESKKINQLFVAPGNAGTDKIATNINIDATDFEAVKKVTLENDIKMVVVGPEVPLVAGVHDFFLADEALKNIPVIGPKKDGALLEGSKDFSKQFMQKHGVPTARYQSFTKDNLQEGFDFLETLEPPFVLKADGLAAGKGVLILNSLEEAKTELEEMVSNKKFGAASTTVVIEEFLKGIELSVFVLTDGKSYKILPSAKDYKRIGEGDAGLNTGGMGAISPVPFADKAFLDKVEELVVKPTIAGLQKDGIDYRGFIFIGLMNDNGNPSVVEYNVRMGDPETEVVLPRINSDLFELFEGVANQNLHEKSFSVTDKTATTVMLVSGGYPEAYEKNKEITGFDTVEDSFVFHAGTTIKDGKVVTSGGRVIAVTSFGDTIEEALEKSYKSIDKIHFDKMNYRKDIGFDLV; the protein is encoded by the coding sequence AGGTTCTGGAGGTAGAGAACACGCTTTTGCAATTAAATTATTAGAAAGTAAAAAAATTAATCAACTTTTTGTAGCTCCAGGAAATGCAGGAACAGATAAAATAGCCACCAATATTAATATTGATGCTACAGATTTTGAAGCGGTTAAAAAAGTAACTTTAGAAAATGACATTAAAATGGTTGTTGTTGGTCCTGAAGTACCTTTGGTAGCTGGAGTTCACGATTTCTTTTTGGCAGACGAAGCGTTGAAAAATATTCCAGTAATTGGACCTAAAAAAGACGGAGCATTGTTAGAGGGGTCTAAAGATTTCTCTAAACAATTCATGCAAAAACATGGAGTTCCAACAGCAAGATATCAATCTTTTACGAAAGATAATTTACAAGAAGGTTTTGATTTTCTAGAAACCTTAGAACCACCTTTTGTATTAAAAGCAGACGGTTTAGCAGCAGGAAAAGGAGTGTTAATTTTAAACTCTTTAGAAGAAGCAAAAACCGAATTAGAAGAAATGGTTTCTAATAAAAAATTCGGAGCAGCATCTACAACCGTTGTTATCGAAGAATTTTTAAAAGGAATAGAATTATCTGTCTTTGTTTTAACAGACGGAAAAAGTTATAAAATTTTACCATCAGCAAAAGATTATAAAAGAATTGGCGAAGGAGATGCAGGTTTAAATACTGGCGGAATGGGCGCAATTTCTCCTGTACCATTTGCAGATAAAGCATTTTTAGATAAAGTAGAAGAATTGGTTGTAAAACCAACGATTGCAGGTTTACAAAAAGACGGAATAGATTACAGAGGTTTTATCTTTATTGGTTTAATGAACGATAACGGAAACCCTTCTGTTGTTGAGTACAACGTAAGAATGGGAGATCCGGAAACGGAAGTTGTGTTGCCAAGAATAAACTCAGATTTATTTGAATTATTTGAAGGAGTAGCAAATCAGAATTTACATGAAAAATCGTTTTCTGTAACCGATAAAACGGCAACTACGGTAATGTTGGTTTCAGGCGGATATCCAGAAGCATACGAGAAAAATAAGGAAATTACAGGTTTCGATACCGTAGAAGATTCTTTCGTTTTTCATGCCGGAACTACCATTAAAGACGGCAAAGTTGTTACAAGCGGAGGTAGAGTTATCGCGGTAACCTCTTTTGGCGACACCATTGAAGAGGCTTTAGAAAAGAGTTATAAAAGTATAGATAAGATTCATTTCGATAAAATGAATTATAGAAAAGACATTGGTTTCGATTTAGTGTAG
- a CDS encoding glycosyltransferase, with amino-acid sequence MKAIQKKIIIAPLNWGLGHATRCVTIIKALLENNYIPIIASDGNALTFLKKEFPNLEYLEIPAYNISYHRNLKLGLLLQIPKVLKAVREERKIINDFILKNKDVVGLISDNRFGVRSSLVPSVYITHQVNVLSGSTTFLTSYFHQKIIKKFDECWVPDNKDSEFSGKLSSTKKNLNIKFIGVLSRFKKEELTQNIAVLVILSGLEPNRSFLENKLISAFKNDSRSIVFVLGKVVATQKSWISENNTFYNYLLSNDLQKLINSSKIVICRSGYSSIMDLAVLGKKVFFIPTEHQQEQEYLASFLEQKKYAPFSEMKDFVKEDISKTEIYKGLKTTETILGSGLFRLFERKRKL; translated from the coding sequence ATGAAAGCGATCCAAAAGAAAATAATAATTGCACCTTTAAATTGGGGTTTAGGCCATGCAACTCGTTGTGTGACTATTATAAAAGCATTATTAGAAAATAATTATATTCCAATTATCGCATCAGACGGTAATGCTTTAACCTTCTTAAAAAAAGAGTTTCCGAACTTAGAATATTTAGAAATCCCAGCTTATAATATTTCTTACCATAGAAATTTAAAGTTGGGATTACTTTTGCAAATACCTAAAGTTTTAAAAGCAGTTAGAGAAGAGCGTAAAATTATCAATGATTTTATACTTAAAAATAAAGACGTTGTCGGTCTTATTTCAGATAATAGATTCGGAGTAAGAAGCTCGTTAGTTCCTTCTGTTTATATTACACATCAAGTAAATGTTTTATCTGGCAGTACTACTTTTTTAACATCCTATTTTCATCAAAAAATAATTAAAAAGTTTGATGAGTGCTGGGTTCCCGATAATAAAGATTCTGAGTTTTCAGGAAAACTATCATCAACCAAAAAAAATCTGAATATAAAGTTTATTGGAGTCTTAAGTAGGTTTAAAAAAGAAGAATTAACTCAAAATATAGCTGTTTTAGTCATTTTATCTGGATTAGAGCCCAACAGGAGCTTTTTAGAAAATAAATTGATATCAGCTTTTAAAAACGATTCTAGAAGTATAGTTTTTGTTTTAGGGAAAGTAGTAGCAACTCAAAAAAGTTGGATTTCAGAAAATAATACTTTTTACAATTATTTGCTTTCAAACGATCTGCAAAAGTTAATCAATTCTAGTAAAATTGTTATTTGTAGATCTGGTTATTCCTCTATTATGGATTTGGCGGTTTTAGGTAAAAAAGTGTTTTTTATTCCTACAGAACATCAGCAAGAGCAAGAATATTTGGCGTCATTTTTAGAACAAAAAAAGTATGCTCCATTTTCTGAAATGAAAGATTTTGTAAAAGAAGATATTTCTAAAACGGAAATTTATAAAGGTTTAAAAACGACTGAAACGATATTAGGTTCAGGTTTATTTAGGCTTTTCGAGCGTAAAAGAAAACTCTGA
- a CDS encoding cell wall metabolism sensor histidine kinase WalK: MKFKKTYSYALWSAVYLTLLTVTIAAVSYYFFTNHLGISAILLSIVVLFVISFFIIQYRTEHFIYRRLKKIYEDVSILDVNDLRRDSVTTDIEKLSKRMQRFVEGKRLEIKSLTERDSFRRDFLGNVAHELKTPLFTVQGYILTLIEGAANDKEIRTKYLERANKGVERLVAVIKDLDMIAKLENDGMKLNKDVFNILELVQNVFDMFEMKAKKRNITLKFDRIYEFPLFVKADIEKIEQVLINLVVNSIKYGKPNGTTIITVESYNENKFIVKTIDNGEGIKPQHLSRLFERFYRVDQSRSREQGGSGLGLSIVKHIIEAHNETILLKSTYGEGSEFSFTLEKPK; encoded by the coding sequence TTATTTAACGCTATTAACTGTTACAATTGCAGCTGTATCTTATTATTTTTTCACAAATCATTTAGGTATTAGCGCTATACTTTTATCTATTGTAGTACTTTTTGTAATTTCATTTTTTATTATTCAATATAGAACAGAACACTTTATTTATAGACGTCTTAAAAAAATATATGAAGACGTTTCTATTTTAGATGTAAACGATTTACGTAGAGACTCTGTAACTACAGATATTGAAAAACTTTCTAAAAGAATGCAACGATTTGTAGAAGGTAAAAGATTAGAAATAAAAAGCTTAACAGAAAGAGATTCTTTTAGACGCGATTTTTTAGGAAATGTTGCGCACGAACTTAAAACGCCTTTATTTACTGTACAAGGCTATATTTTAACCCTAATTGAAGGCGCTGCCAACGATAAAGAAATTAGAACAAAATACCTAGAAAGAGCTAATAAAGGCGTAGAAAGGCTAGTTGCTGTTATTAAAGATTTAGATATGATTGCCAAATTAGAAAACGATGGTATGAAACTAAATAAAGACGTCTTTAATATTTTAGAACTTGTACAAAATGTTTTTGACATGTTTGAAATGAAAGCTAAAAAGAGAAATATTACATTAAAGTTTGATAGAATTTATGAGTTTCCGCTTTTTGTTAAGGCTGATATAGAAAAAATTGAACAAGTTTTAATAAACCTAGTCGTTAACTCTATTAAATACGGTAAACCCAATGGCACAACTATAATTACCGTAGAAAGCTATAATGAAAATAAGTTTATTGTTAAAACGATAGATAATGGAGAAGGCATTAAGCCACAACACCTTTCTAGACTTTTTGAACGTTTTTACAGAGTAGACCAAAGTAGATCTAGAGAACAAGGTGGTTCTGGCTTAGGTTTATCTATTGTTAAACACATTATAGAAGCTCATAACGAAACCATTTTATTAAAAAGTACATATGGAGAAGGATCAGAGTTTTCTTTTACGCTCGAAAAGCCTAAATAA